In a single window of the Daphnia carinata strain CSIRO-1 chromosome 4, CSIRO_AGI_Dcar_HiC_V3, whole genome shotgun sequence genome:
- the LOC130687457 gene encoding AF4/FMR2 family member lilli-like produces MLTDTAFLDDAQSLGAIPCESLSSEPCWANMNTLSSGGGGGGGSGGSSTSNSPGLGNNNNNNTTSSSSPTGNSSGGAGGSNGLTGTSAAAIKKRRKSDTKPISQINKCLNEKRRREQENVYIEELAELISVSIADVNSLSVKPDKCAILSETVKQIRDIREHEEDGRSSSSSSSSTSSNGSGTNSSGTSSANSGTGGAAAAAAGGAVGGGQGNNTTSAGGALTDGGDDVLLQQGDVSSSKPALLDTQLLGTFLLEALDGFLFVVNTEGKTEYVSDNVAHFLHYRPQDLVGKSIYNFIHHGDHARFSSSLLPTAIAWPSEMAPTSQNRIGRCFNCRLLIQPLGEQDETMEEKQQRVEHYENMQISAVLQPYPADGGGQHQQHQQQQTTKKNSGTAAAAAAAAVGLEASDLELALTSVASGSLGGDPQHCLVCVARRIPSTEKMAAANPTAGGPIVEQFTTKLDPSGKIVAVDVTGVSSPYSSYLSKEALVSCTIQELCYPDDLPVFQAHLQETLHSGCGISSRYRLRLSAGSSLMGHRGTGGGGGFLVVQTKSKRFIHGDTHETDFIMATHSIIVDDDGEDVDAGNNSGSSSNNTTTNSSSSSSRMMLLAAASDTLTDGHRQSESTGSSSSLIISQQQQQQQQQQGNPVLTSVVRHDVISATSFGNNGGSGALASTTSTTISSSSSSSYSSTFAGLSLGTSGDLLNDFVVPDLFMASPPWAGGDFNTSESSLDDGGGGAALAAASAAASAAVAAAAQITNSHHLQAAAAASSLQLSLPSPLSLMPSGGPLLAGQLPHSVGGMINWGSPPPSAGAGGVAGQRAGSTPCGQMPAVLGSSRPSSRQSASSTPRPPSVSPAFSPAPNSVLGVVHPSPVLSPIGASGIHSAGMSCASGLVTGSTSSSSAGQQQPSPASMTTPFSNNFPFSPLQDPIAQHPAAGPQTHNPGTPFLDEVRDSKDGIISSGAGGNVGHGHTYLSSGSHHQQQHQQQPQQQQQQQQQHSSDKQMSTLSSLLNSNDATASSSLSSSSSSSSSSSSSSSTSSSSSLAESGRLRILLMQRPGNAPAPSSHQQQPGHSSSGAGAGGGSSNNNNNNTSGSSSSSSSSSVNGSHLLAALGDGDGVKREKEENSGAASCGTLSVTKGSHGNRILKGLLNQDDGDEADQADDTSNHRFLLAARGNHSGDGAKTGSSAGNSITINNNNNNNNNNNNMLHKLLNVRSDDDGEAEKLGLRKPNELLKKLLKEPDEDHQQASGNGGSSSSASGGTGSGGTANQLQQFHHQRQQQQQQQQQQQQQQQQQQQQQQNQHHHSDQVSFQEDQLLKSFGFPSPTASSGSSTAATVATGPLANMLGTSQMTHLKSPQPPGMSSHCDGLLEFGGVGCSSTTASGLVFGGNAAGGGASGMRGTKRHSEEAREEVKASKEPMLNADHLMMSGGGGGVLHQLLGPPLPSTASTSSSSSSASSSSACPSSSSSSSSSSSASAALSSSSLAPSSAHNVAAATLAIAALQHQPLSSPSPAGAVAAATSAVAAAAATANAMSSQLQATPSGQSAAAAAAAAAAAAAAAAAAANLPASSKLCEKNKMLASLLAKTPVSVSPLSTSIASPKPSALPQEKLPKDLKEKILQTPPVSGTSAPGAHWAGGSVQAQPTTTLQLPPHPPMQQPQQQQQHQQQHHQQQQQQQQQQQQQHQLQHQLSGSMLADRGGLLQAGGGGPGQRSGMSIQPQQQTSHANSMLAATSLESSDGGSYSVHADFMSPLDVQMASAAGWGDTPSIDPELSDIIEQVIDMDERYESETMIFGELTSATPPPVTIQPVLSVQSSQTVASSAQATAIVGPLGPLLQMDISNEKLAITAIQKSLMSYEKISTVAQSPPAYNLPGYAQQGQAAPTRMSTPTYGMNSAPASSLPMANQQLQTNLTMPPARKQKLPVQQRRLANRQQQQQQQQQQQQQWMSQEQQQQQQQQPVPQQQLLGVLLNESPVQHAQGAQLSPGALQIMDDLLNAIPPNMTISRSDSQVSPNYGPVMLSSPLGGPLASQISPGQRPMQPPFSPHGPMGTGNGSNYNQSPQAQIVNNNGNSNFATGGPSSRLSPFSSAQVSPRIGAPTQGFQQQQQQQQQQQQQQQQQQQQQHGAQLSPQPGVGARSSPGISLQGQPSPGVAVGPWNSNMPNRPNLQPQRQQQQPQQQQQQQQPQQQHLLGYGQGIRSGYAPRPAMRSLANSGPPNCVGPPGAGSGNSNRQSYSNNGMSDNPAGPNPPNGIFVRQQQQQQQQQQLRLQRTVSAPSGVIPALSIGGGLSHNASSCGTNTSAGTFRQHCREDVSTTSLHPNTPSALIHHHPPQPNQPPPPPPAPSSSSSSSSYPSSQQQSPHPSSPGYHLGMGNAGQLYQHQGGAGGGNGGSGGGSGSRGSASSAAAASVYSAKVLAFQQGSNRLPPPMSLGHPSGSQSSRPSSADDGVESFFHFDSISSHQPYQHPHHLPFPPPGPLHPSELQLAGAGGGGGGGPVQVGGRNDGSNSGGGPAMASEYVRKELKAVVGARTIQRGLSGPIGNVNQNLGSGPMNHSSPPMMVPGGKPLNQADLEALGLSYELPQGNDGLHGRIWDSPNMGESPSQTMPSVRNTMEEAPRPADPQMSLLKQLLSE; encoded by the exons ATGCTGACGGATACCGCATTCCTGGATGATGCACA GAGTTTGGGTGCAATTCCATGCGAGTCGCTATCGTCCGAGCCGTGCTGGGCCAACATGAACACGCTCAGCAGCGGCGGCGGAGGTGgtggcggcagcggcggcagcAGTACCAGCAACAGCCCCGGTctcggcaacaacaacaacaacaatacgaCGTCGTCGTCCTCGCCGACCGGCAACAGCAGCGGTGGCGCTGGCGGCAGCAACGGCCTTACCGGCACCTCGGCTGCTGCCATCAAAAAGCGGCGCAAATCCGACACGAAGCCCATCTCGCAGATCAACAAGTGTCTCAACGAAAAACGGCGTCGGGagcag gaaAATGTCTACATTGAAGAGCTGGCCGAATTGATTTCAGTCAGTATTGCGGACGTCAACTCGCTCTCGGTCAAGCCGGACAAGTGCGCCATTTTATCAGAGACGGTGAAGCAGATACGCGACATTCGCGAACACGAAGAAGACGGACGGAGTtcgagcagcagcagcagcagcaccagTTCGAATGGTAGTGGCACCAACAGTTCTGGCACGAGTTCAGCCAATAGCGGAACAGGAGGAGccgcagcggcggcggcggggGGAGCCGTAGGAGGTGGACAGGGCAACAACACGACGTCGGCCGGCGGCGCGCTGACTGATGGCGGCGATGACGTTTTGCTTCAGCAAGGCGACGTGTCCTCGTCGAAACCGGCTCTACTGGACACGCAACTGTTGGGCACGTTCCTGCTCGAAGCCCTCGACGGCTTCCTCTTTGTCGTCAACACGGAAGGCAAGACGGAGTACGTCTCGGACAATGTGGCTCATTTCCTCCACTACCGGCCCCAAGATCTCGTCGGCAAGTCCATCTACAACTTTATCCATCATGGAGACCACGCCCGATTCTCTTCATCACTTCTACCTACGGCCATCg CGTGGCCGAGTGAAATGGCGCCAACGTCGCAGAACAGGATAGGCcgctgtttcaattgccgattGCTGATCCAGCCGCTTGGCGAGCAAGATGAAACGATGGAGGAGAAACAGCAGCGAGTCGAGCACTATGAGAACATGCAAATATCTGCCGTTCTCCAGCCGTATCCAGCGGACGGTGGCGGCCAACACCAGCaacaccagcagcagcagacgacgaagaagaacaGCGGGACAGCGGCAGCTGCGGCGGCGGCCGCCGTCGGCCTGGAGGCGTCCGACTTGGAACTGGCCCTGACGTCGGTGGCCAGCGGCTCGCTGGGAGGCGATCCGCAGCATTGCCTCGTCTGCGTCGCCCGGCGGATCCCTTCGACGGAGAAGATGGCAGCGGCCAACCCAACGGCTGGCGGTCCAATCGTGGAACAGTTCACCACCAAATTGGACCCGAGCGGCAAGATCGTGGCCGTCGACGTGACTGGCGTTTCTTCGCCTTACAGTTCCTACCTGAGCAAAGAGGCGCTCGTCTCGTGTACGATCCAGGAGCTCTGCTACCCCGACGATTTGCCCGTGTTCCAGGCGCATCTGCAGGAAACGCTGCATTCCGGCTGCGGCATCAGCTCCCGGTATCGGCTCCGATTGTCCGCCGGCTCCAGCCTGATGGGCCATCGTGGCACCGGAGGCGGCGGCGGCTTTCTCGTCGTCCAGACCAAGTCGAAACGTTTCATTCACGGCGATACGCACGAGACGGACTTTATCATGGCCACGCATTCCATCATCGTCGATGACGACGGTGAAGATGTCGACGCTGGCAACAacagcggcagcagcagcaacaacaccaccaccaacagcagcagcagcagcagccgaaTGATGTTGTTGGCGGCCGCGAGCGACACGCTCACGGACGGCCACCGCCAATCGGAATCGAcgggcagcagcagcagcctcATCATCAgtcagcagcaacagcagcagcagcagcagcagggcAACCCGGTGCTCACGAGTGTCGTCCGCCACGATGTGATATCGGCCACCAGTTTCGGCAACAACGGTGGCAGTGGCGCACTTGCTTCCACGACGAGCACCACCATTTCCTCCTCATCCTCATCCTCCTACTCCAGTACCTTCGCCGGACTAAGTCTGGGAACGAGCGGCGATCTTCTCAATGATTTTGTGGTGCCCGACCTCTTTATGGCTTCGCCTCCGTGGGCCGGCGGCGATTTCAACACGAGCGAGTCGAGCCTGGACGACGGCGGTGGCGGCGCCGCGCTGGCCGCCGCCTCGGCCGCCGCTTCGGCCGCTGTCGCCGCCGCTGCTCAAATCACCAACAGTCACCACTTGCAGGCCGCCGCGGCCGCGTCCAGCCTGCAACTGTCGCTTCCGTCGCCTCTCTCGCTCATGCCGTCGGGCGGTCCCCTCTTGGCCGGCCAGCTGCCCCATTCCGTCGGCGGGATGATCAACTGGGGCAGCCCTCCGCCGTCGGCGGGCGCGGGTGGGGTGGCAGGACAACGAGCCGGCTCCACGCCGTGCGGCCAAATGCCGGCCGTGCTGGGCTCGTCGCGGCCCAGCTCGCGACAGAGCGCCTCTTCGACACCGCGACCGCCCAGTGTCTCTCCAGCCTTCAGTCCGGCCCCCAACTCCGTCCTGGGTGTCGTTCACCCGTCACCCGTGCTCAGTCCAATCGGTGCCAGCGGCATCCATTCGGCCGGAATGTCGTGCGCCAGTGGCTTGGTCACTGGCTCCACCTCGTCGTCGTCGGCTGGCCAACAGCAACCCAGCCCGGCTAGCATGACGACACCCTTTAGCAACAATTTCCCGTTCAGCCCTCTCCAAGATCCGATTGCCCAGCATCCGGCAGCGGGCCCGCAGACCCACAATCCGGGCACCCCTTTCCTGGACGAAGTGCGTGATTCCAAGGACGGAATCATCTCGTCCGGCGCTGGTGGTAACGTTGGCCACGGTCACACCTACCTGTCTAGTGGGTCtcaccaccagcagcagcatcagcaACAaccacaacagcaacagcaacagcaacaacaacactcGAGCGACAAGCAAATGAGCACCCTCAGTAGTTTATTAAACAGTAATGACGCTACCGCGTCGTCAtcattgtcttcttcttcttcttcgtcgtcgtcgtcgtcttcttcatcatctacTTCGTCTTCGTCCTCCTTGGCCGAATCTGGCCGGTTACGCATTTTGCTCATGCAAAGACCGGGCAACGCTCCGGCACCCTCATCCCATCAGCAGCAGCCAGGTCATTCTAGTAgtggtgctggtgctggtggtGGCagtagcaacaacaacaacaacaacacaagtggcagtagcagcagcagcagcagcagcagtgtCAACGGGAGCCATCTGTTGGCGGCTTTGGGCGACGGTGATGGCGTCAAACgcgaaaaagaggaaaatagcGGCGCGGCCTCTTGTGGCACGTTGAGCGTCACCAAGGGCAGTCACGGCAACCGCATCCTCAAAGGGTTGCTGAACCAGGACGATGGCGATGAAGCTGATCAAGCGGACGATACGAGCAACCATCGCTTCTTGTTGGCGGCCAGAGGCAACCATTCGGGAGATGGAGCCAAGACCGGTAGCAGCGCCGGCAACAGCATcaccatcaacaacaacaacaacaataataacaacaacaacaacatgctGCACAAGTTGTTGAACGTGAGGAGTGATGATGACGGCGAAGCGGAAAAGTTGGGTCTGCGCAAGCCCAACGAGTTGCTAAAGAAACTGCTCAAGGAACCCGACGAGGATCACCAACAGGCAAGTGGAaacggcggcagcagcagcagtgcCAGTGGCGGCACCGGAAGCGGTGGCACGGCCAACCAGCTCCAGCAATTTCACCACCAAcgtcaacagcaacaacaacagcagcagcagcagcaacaacagcaacaacagcaacagcaacagcaacaaaatcaACATCATCATTCAGATCAGGTGTCGTTCCAGGAAGACCAATTACTGAAATCGTTTGGTTTCCCATCACCGACGGCCTCGTCAGGTTCGTCTACGGCAGCAACGGTCGCAACGGGACCTTTGGCCAACATGTTGGGTACCAGTCAAATGACTCATCTCAAATCTCCTCAACCGCCAG gcatgTCGAGCCACTGCGACGGATTGTTGGAGTTTGGCGGAGTTGGTTGCAGCAGCACGACCGCCAGCGGCCTGGTGTTTGGTGGCAACGCTGCCGGTGGTGGAGCCAGTGGGATGCGAGGGACGAAACGTCACAGCGAAGAGGCCCGTGAAGAAGTGAAAGCGAGTAAAGAGCCGATGCTGAACGCCGACCACCTGATGATGTCTGGAGGCGGAGGCGGGGTTTTGCACCAGCTGTTGGGTCCTCCGCTACCGTCGACGGCGTCGAcgtcatcctcttcttcttccgcctCTTCCTCGTCTGCTtgcccttcttcttcttcttcttcttcttcttcttcctcggcCTCGGCCGCGCTGTCTTCGTCGTCCTTAGCGCCATCGAGTGCGCACAACGTTGCCGCCGCGACGCTGGCCATAGCCGCCTTGCAACATCAACCCCTATCGTCGCCATCGCCAGCAGGGGCCGTGGCGGCCGCCACGTCGGCCGTGGCTGCAGCAGCAGCGACGGCCAACGCCATGTCTTCTCAATTGCAAGCGACGCCAAGCGGCCAGTcagccgccgccgctgccgccgccgccgccgccgccgctgctgctgctgctgctgctgccaaTCTACCGGCCAGCAGTAAATTGtgcgaaaagaacaagatgTTGGCTTCGCTGCTGGCCAAGACGCCGGTGTCGGTGTCTCCTCTGTCGACAAGCATCGCCTCGCCCAAACCGTCAGCGTTGCCTCAGGAGAAATTGCCCAAGGACTTGAAG GAGAAAATCCTTCAGACGCCGCCAGTCAGTGGAACGTCCGCTCCGGGCGCCCATTGGGCCGGAGGCTCGGTGCAAGCCCAGCCCACGACGACGTTGCAACTGCCCCCGCATCCGCCAATGCAACaacctcaacaacaacaacaacac caacaacaacaccaccagcaacagcaacaacaacaacaacaacagcaacaacagcatcaACTTCAGCACCAACTGTCTGGTTCTATGCTGGCCGATCGTGGTGGCCTTTTGCAAGCCGGTGGAGGAGGGCCGGGCCAACGGTCGGGAATGTCGATCCAGCCGCAACAGCAGACGTCGCATGCCAATTCCATGTTGGCGGCCACCAGCCTGGAGAGCAGCGACGGAGGCAGCTACAGTGTTCACGCCGATTTCATGAGTCCGCTGGACGTTCAAATGGCCTCCGCCGCCGGATGGGGTGACACGCCGTCTATCGATCCAGAACTCTCTGACATTATAGAGCAGGTCATCGACATGGATGAAAGATACGAGAGCGAAACGATGATTTTCGGCGAATTGACGTCGGCCACGCCTCCGCCAGTTACTATCCAGCCCGTCTTGTCCGTTCAATCGTCGCAAACGGTCGCGTCGTCGGCTCAGGCGACGGCCATCGTCGGCCCGCTAGGCCCGCTTCTACAAATGGACATTTCCAATGAGAAACTGGCCATCACGGCCATTCAAAAGTCGCTGATGTCTTACGAGAAAATATCCACCGTAGCTCAAAGTCCTCCGGCCTACAATCTGCCCGGCTATGCACAACAGGGTCAAGCAGCGCCGACGAGAATGTCCACTCCAACGTACGGCATGAATTCAGCGCCGGCCAGTTCGTTGCCCATGGCGAATCAACAACTGCAAACCAACTTGACGATGCCGCCAGCTAGGAAGCAGAAACTACCCGTTCAGCAAAGACGATTGGCTAatcggcaacaacaacagcagcaacaacaacagcaacaacaacagtggaTGTCGcaagaacaacagcaacagcagcaacagcaaccaGTTCCTCAGCAACAGCTATTAGGCGTCTTGCTGAACGAATCGCCAGTGCAGCACGCCCAAGGAGCTCAGCTCTCACCTGGCGCCCTGCAAATTATGGATGACCTACTTAACGCCATCCCACCCAACATGACGATATCCAG GTCGGATTCGCAAGTGTCTCCCAACTACGGTCCAGTGATGCTGAGCAGTCCGCTGGGCGGGCCACTAGCTTCTCAAATCTCGCCCGGTCAGCGCCCGATGCAACCACCTTTTTCACCTCACGGTCCGATGGGCACGGGAAATGGAAGCAACTACAATCAGAGCCCCCAGGCACAAATCGTCAATAACAATGGCAACAGCAATTTTGCTACTGGAGGGCCTTCGTCTCGCCTGTCGCCATTTAGCTCAGCACAAGTCTCACCCCGCATAGGCGCCCCTACTCAAGgctttcaacaacaacaacaacaacaacaacaacaacaacaacaacaacaacagcagcagcaacagcagcatgGAGCGCAGCTATCTCCACAGCCAGGAGTCGGAGCCAGATCCAGTCCCGGCATCAGCTTGCAGGGTCAGCCCAGCCCAGGTGTGGCCGTCGGCCCGTGGAACAGCAACATGCCCAATCGGCCCAATCTTCAGCCTCAGaggcagcaacaacagcctcagcagcaacaacaacagcaacagcctcAACAGCAACACTTGCTGGGCTACGGTCAAGGCATTCGCAGCGGCTACGCTCCCCGACCTGCCATGCGATCGTTGGCGAATTCGGGTCCTCCCAATTGTGTTGGTCCACCAGGTGCCGGTAGTGGCAACAGCAACAGGCAGAGCTACAGCAACAATGGCATGTCGGACAATCCAGCCGGACCGAATCCTCCGAACGGAATATTTGtacggcaacaacaacaacagcaacagcagcaacagttgAGACTGCAGCGAACCGTGAGCGCACCTAGCGGGGTTATTCCAG CCTTGTCTATTGGCGGTGGATTGAGTCACAATGCGAGCAGCTGCGGTACCAACACGTCGGCGGGCACCTTCCGACAGCATTGCAGGGAGGATGTGTCTACCACCTCCCTCCATCCCAACACTCCGTCTGCCCTCATCCACCACCATCCGCCCCAACCCAACCAACCACCACCGCCTCCTCCTGCTCCTTCCAGTTCTTCCTCATCCTCTTCCTACCCTTCTTCCCAACAACAGTCACCTCATCCTTCTTCTCCCGGCTACCATTTAGGAATGGGCAACGCAGGTCAGTTGTACCAGCACCAGGGTGGTGCTGGTGGTGGCAATGGCGGCAGTGGTGGCGGTAGTGGCAGCCGCGGTAGCGCCTCGTCGGCCGCTGCGGCTTCCGTCTACAGTGCCAAAGTGTTGGCTTTCCAGCAAGGCTCGAATAGATTACCGCCCCCAATGTCACTGGGCCATCCGTCCGGCAGTCAGTCGAGTCGGCCGTCATCTGCCGATGATGGAGTCGAGTCCTTCTTCCATTTCGATTCTATTTCTTCCCACCAACCCTACCAGCATCCGCACCACCTGCCCTTTCCTCCGCCAGGCCCTTTGCATCCGTCTGAGCTGCAGCTGGCCG gtgctggtggtggtggtggtggtggcccGGTTCAAGTCGGTGGGCGAAACGATGGCAGCAACAGTGGCGGAGGACCCGCCATGGCATCAGAGTACGTTCGTAAAGAGCTGAAGGCAGTGGTCGGAGCACGAACAATCCAAAGAGGCTTGTCTGGCCCGATTGGAAACGTAAATCAAAATCTCGGGTCGGGTCCGATGAACCACAGTTCACCACCCATGATGGTGCCTGGTGGTAAGCCACTCAATCAAGCAGATCTTGAAGCCCTCGGTCTTAGTTACGAATTGCCGCAAG GCAATGATGGATTACATGGAAGAATTTGGGATAGCCCCAACATGGGAGAGTCGCCCTCGCAGACGATGCCGTCTGTCAGA AATACGATGGAAGAAGCTCCACGTCCAGCAGATCCTCAAATGTCACTTCTCAAACAGTTGCTCTCCGAGTGA
- the LOC130687504 gene encoding mRNA turnover protein 4 homolog, which produces MPKTKRFQKISLTQTKKKGLSGKQQLVEDIRSCVEKYSHLYLFSVQNMRNNKLKFIRNEWKDSRFFLGKNRVIAIALGRSKESECRENLHEISKRLKGQCGIVFTDKTKEEVIKYFEKHVESDYARSGNIATETVTLQPGPLEQFPFNMEPYLRQLGLPTSLQRGVVTLLKEHTVCKEGNVLTPEEARLLKLLCIHMAEFKVTIEAVWQKDGTFEEIGHGGLLMAQDDANETESENEDME; this is translated from the exons ATGCCAAAAACGAAGCGGTTTCAAAAGA tATCATTGACccaaacgaagaagaagggcCTCAGTGGAAAACAGCAGTTGGTCGAGGACATCAGATCATGTGTCGAAAAATATTCTCATTTGTACCTTTTTTCTGTACAGAACATGAGGAATAACAAACTTAAATTCATTCGAAATGAATGGAAAGACAGCAG gttttttttggggaaaaACAGAGTCATAGCGATTGCCTTGGGACGTTCAAAAGAATCAGAATGCAGAGAAAATCTTCATGAAATCTCAAAAAGGCTCAAGGGACAATGTGGGATTGTCTTCACCGATAAAACTAAAGAAGAAGTTATCAA ATATTTTGAAAAGCATGTTGAATCTGACTATGCAAGATCTGGAAACATTGCCACAGAAACTGTCACACTCCAACCTGGTCCTCTGGAACAATTTCCATTTAATATGGAACCATATCTTAGACAGCTAGGCCTCCCTACTTCCCTTCAAAGAG GTGTTGTCACATTATTGAAGGAACATACAGTCTGCAAAGAGGGAAATGTCCTGACTCCAGAGGAAGCCAGGCTTTTG AAACTGCTGTGCATACACATGGCCGAATTCAAGGTGACTATTGAAGCTGTTTGGCAAAAAGATGGAACGTTCGAAGAAATTGGACATGGGGGATTGCTGATGGCACAAGACGATGCAAATGAAACGGAGTCGGAAAACGAAGATATGGAATAA